A window of Ranitomeya variabilis isolate aRanVar5 chromosome 2, aRanVar5.hap1, whole genome shotgun sequence contains these coding sequences:
- the CCNB3 gene encoding G2/mitotic-specific cyclin-B3: protein MLPLRHTRPTLSKVSRQGKPAAAAENAQPVKEDCMQTKRSPSSPQGGAKKRSAFGDITNANKNQQLLKKKNGQKAPVKKTKNVAAVNGVLRNNEINTKRALRKAPFSDVAVEVVIEKTISNEEDKPSVKEETCVEQLLPPDVEDIDKDSLDDPFSTAEYAMDIFTYMREREEKFVLCNYLESQADISKEMRAILVDWMVEVQENFELNHETLYLAVKLVDHYLAVKVIMREKLQLIGSTAVLIASKFEERCPPCLDDFLYICDDAYKREELTAMEMDVLQKLNFDINIPIPYRFLRRFGKCAHASMETLTLARYICELTLQDYQFVQESASKMAASCLLLALKMKDLGGWTATLQHYSGYRALDLLPLVKRLNFLIMCQPNEKLKAVRSKYSHRVFFEVAKLPPVDVLKLEESFQS, encoded by the exons ATGCTGCCTCTTCGTCACACTCGGCCAACTTTATCCAAAGTCTCCCGCCAAGGAAAACCAGCAGCTGCTGCGGAGAATGCTCAGCCTGTGAAG GAGGATTGTATGCAGACGAAGCGTTCCCCATCTTCCCCACAGGGTGGCGCTAAGAAGAGATCCGCTTTTGGGGACATCACCAAT GCTAATAAAAATCAGCAACTTCTGAAGAAGAAAAACGGACAGAAGGCTCCTGTGAAGAAAACGAAGAATGTGGCGGCAGTCAACGGCGTCCTAAGAAATAATGAAATTAACACCAAAAG GGCTCTGAGGAAGGCTCCCTTCTCCGATGTCGCTGTTGAGGTGGTAATAGAAAAAACAATAAGCAATGAAGAAGATAAGCCTTCAGTAAAGGAGGAGACGTGTGTGGAGCAG CTCTTACCCCCGGATGTGGAGGACATTGATAAGGACTCGTTGGATGACCCATTTAGCACTGCAGAGTATGCAATGGATATCTTTACTTACATGCGGGAGAGAGAG gaaaaatttgtGCTTTGTAATTATTTGGAGTCTCAGGCTGACATAAGCAAAGAAATGCGAGCGATCCTGGTAGACTGGATGGTGGAAGTGCAG GAGAACTTTGAGCTGAATCATGAGACCCTTTACCTGGCAGTAAAGTTGGTGGACCATTACTTGGCTGTCAAAGTTATCATGAGGGAGAAACTACAGCTGATTGGATCTACTGCTGTGCTGATTGCTTCTAAGTTTGAG GAACGTTGCCCGCCATGTTTGGATGATTTCCTTTACATCTGTGATGATGCGTACAAAAGAGAGGAACTTACTGCAATGGAGATGGACGTCTTGCAGAAGCTAAACTTTGACATAAACATCCCCATCCCTTATCGCTTTCTGCGGCGTTTTGGAAAG TGTGCCCACGCCAGTATGGAGACCCTCACACTTGCCCGATATATATGTGAACTCACCCTGCAGGACTACCAATTCGTACAAGAAAGCGCGTCCAAGATGGCGGCAAGCTGCTTACTCCTCGCTCTGAAGATGAAAGATCTAGGTGGATGG ACGGCCACGCTGCAGCATTACAGCGGATATCGGGCACTGGATCTGCTGCCTCTTGTGAAAAGGTTGAACTTCCTGATTATGTGCCAGCCGAATGAAAAGCTGAAGGCCGTACGGAGCAAATACTCCCACAG GGTGTTCTTTGAAGTTGCAAAACTCCCACCCGTAGATGTGCTGAAGCTAGAAGAGTCGTTTCAGAGCTAG